A portion of the Leifsonia sp. EB41 genome contains these proteins:
- the purQ gene encoding phosphoribosylformylglycinamidine synthase subunit PurQ: protein MRIGVITFPGSLDDRDALRAVRIAGAEPVALWHGDHDLQGVDALVLPGGFSYGDYLRCGAIASLSPIMTEVVDAAAKGMPVLGICNGFQMLAEAHLVAGGLIRNDHGNFIRRDQHLVVENADTPWTNGFEQGQEIVIPLKNGEGGFIASAEELKRLEGEGLVVFRYTGVNPNGSLDDIAGVRNERGNVVGLMPHPEHAVEAGFGPDTAVAMRSGVDGLTFFTSVIRSALVEA, encoded by the coding sequence ATGCGCATCGGCGTCATCACCTTCCCCGGCTCGCTGGACGACCGGGACGCGCTGCGCGCCGTCCGCATCGCCGGCGCCGAGCCGGTCGCGCTCTGGCACGGCGACCACGACCTCCAGGGAGTCGACGCGCTCGTCCTCCCCGGCGGGTTCAGCTACGGCGACTACCTGCGCTGCGGCGCCATCGCCTCCCTCTCGCCGATCATGACCGAGGTCGTGGACGCCGCCGCCAAGGGGATGCCCGTGCTCGGCATCTGCAACGGCTTCCAGATGCTCGCGGAGGCGCACCTCGTCGCGGGCGGCCTCATCCGCAACGACCACGGCAACTTCATCCGCCGCGACCAGCACCTGGTGGTCGAGAACGCGGACACCCCGTGGACGAACGGCTTCGAGCAGGGCCAGGAGATCGTCATCCCGCTGAAGAACGGCGAGGGCGGCTTCATCGCCTCGGCCGAGGAGCTGAAGCGGCTGGAGGGCGAGGGCCTCGTCGTCTTCCGCTACACCGGCGTGAACCCCAACGGCTCGCTGGACGACATCGCGGGCGTCCGCAACGAGCGCGGCAACGTGGTCGGCCTCATGCCGCACCCCGAGCACGCGGTCGAGGCGGGCTTCGGTCCCGACACCGCGGTCGCCATGCGCTCCGGCGTCGACGGCCTCACCTTCTTCACCAGCGTCATCCGCTCCGCCCTCGTCGAGGCGTAG
- a CDS encoding helix-turn-helix transcriptional regulator yields MSEQNDRRSELGRFLRSRREQAPRAEYGLPPVGRSRDLGLRREEVAYLSGVSVTWYTWLEQGRQINPSRSVLDAVARTLRLTPPEHEYLLSLAGFGLPSLVPSRPVEDAPAHVQRLLDALGANPAFALAPDWGIAGWNAAYADLYPNVARVAREDRNLLWLVFTDPAVRELLPDWEETSARFLAEFRAETGTRAGDPAVRALVERLREASPAFRAAWERYDIRGFASRERRFRHPRRGAVTLEHHQLTPTDHPDLRLVVYTAVG; encoded by the coding sequence GTGAGCGAACAAAACGACCGCCGCAGCGAACTGGGACGCTTCCTGCGCAGCCGCCGCGAGCAGGCGCCGCGCGCCGAGTACGGCCTCCCGCCGGTCGGACGCTCGCGCGACCTGGGGCTGCGTCGCGAGGAGGTCGCCTACCTGTCGGGCGTCAGCGTCACCTGGTACACCTGGCTGGAGCAGGGCAGGCAGATCAACCCGTCGCGCTCGGTCCTCGACGCGGTGGCCCGCACGCTCCGGCTCACGCCGCCCGAGCACGAGTACCTGCTCTCGCTCGCCGGGTTCGGCCTCCCGTCGCTCGTGCCGTCCCGCCCGGTGGAGGACGCGCCGGCTCACGTTCAGCGCCTGCTCGACGCGCTCGGCGCGAACCCGGCGTTCGCCCTCGCGCCCGACTGGGGGATCGCGGGCTGGAACGCGGCGTACGCCGACCTGTACCCGAACGTCGCACGGGTGGCGCGCGAGGACCGCAACCTGCTGTGGCTGGTCTTCACCGACCCCGCGGTGCGGGAGCTGCTGCCCGACTGGGAGGAGACGAGCGCGCGCTTCCTGGCGGAGTTCCGGGCCGAGACGGGCACGCGCGCCGGCGATCCGGCCGTGCGCGCGCTGGTCGAGCGGCTGCGGGAGGCCAGCCCCGCGTTCCGCGCCGCGTGGGAGCGCTACGACATCCGCGGCTTCGCCTCACGCGAGCGCCGCTTCCGCCACCCGCGCCGCGGCGCCGTCACTCTCGAACACCACCAACTCACCCCGACCGACCACCCCGACCTCCGCCTGGTCGTCTACACCGCCGTCGGCTAG
- the purS gene encoding phosphoribosylformylglycinamidine synthase subunit PurS has product MSTIVVEVMPKAELLDPQGKAVAGALGRIGKGQFSGVRVGKRFELTVDGPIDDATRAAVEEIAGEILSNSVIEDVVGIHYPSEDA; this is encoded by the coding sequence TTGTCGACGATCGTTGTGGAAGTCATGCCCAAGGCTGAGCTGCTCGACCCGCAGGGCAAGGCCGTCGCTGGCGCCCTCGGGCGCATCGGCAAGGGCCAGTTCTCGGGAGTCCGCGTCGGCAAGCGGTTCGAGCTGACCGTCGACGGCCCGATCGACGACGCCACGCGCGCCGCGGTCGAGGAGATCGCCGGCGAGATCCTCTCCAACTCGGTCATCGAGGACGTGGTGGGCATCCACTACCCGAGCGAGGACGCCTGA
- the ilvD gene encoding dihydroxy-acid dehydratase, whose amino-acid sequence MPALRSRTVTHGRNMAGARALLRAAGVAREDFGKPIVAVANSFTEFVPGHTHLQPVGRIVSQAVQAAGGIPREFNTIAVDDGIAMGHGGMLYSLPSRELIADSVEYMVNAHCADALVCVSNCDKITPGMLLAALRLNIPTVFVSGGPMEGGRTVLVDGTVRKLDLISAMADSANDAVSDEDLLRVEEAACPTCGSCSGMFTANSMNFLVEALGLGLPGNGSTLATHTARRALYEKAGATAVELAHRYYDGEDESVLPRSIATREAFGNAMALDIAMGGSTNTILHLLAAAREGGIDYDLGDIDRLSRRVPCLSKVAPNGAALVEDVHRAGGVPALLGELDRAGLLDRGVHSIHAPSLAEWLADWDIRGGSATAEAIELFHAAPGGVRSAQASSQSERWESLDTDGATGVIRDVAHAYSADGGLAILRGNLAPDGSVVKTAGVDPSILVFSGPAVVVESQEEAVDAILTKRVQAGDVVVVRYEGPRGGPGMQEMLYPTSFLKGRGLGAKCALITDGRFSGGTSGLSIGHVSPEAAAGGAIALVEDGDTITIDVAARSIRLEVPDAELDARREALAAGRGFRPLDRERPVSAALRAYAAMTLSADQGAARDVDQLTRAAVPTA is encoded by the coding sequence ATGCCCGCTCTCCGCTCCCGCACTGTCACCCACGGCCGCAACATGGCCGGCGCCCGCGCACTGCTGCGCGCCGCCGGCGTCGCCCGCGAGGACTTCGGCAAGCCGATCGTCGCCGTCGCGAACAGCTTCACCGAGTTCGTCCCTGGCCACACCCACCTCCAGCCAGTCGGCCGCATCGTGTCGCAGGCGGTGCAGGCGGCGGGCGGCATCCCGCGGGAGTTCAACACGATCGCGGTGGACGACGGGATCGCGATGGGCCACGGCGGGATGCTGTACTCGCTGCCGTCGCGCGAGCTGATCGCCGACTCCGTCGAGTACATGGTGAACGCCCACTGCGCGGACGCGCTGGTCTGCGTCTCCAACTGCGACAAGATCACCCCGGGGATGCTGCTGGCCGCGCTGCGCCTGAACATCCCGACCGTGTTCGTCTCCGGCGGCCCGATGGAGGGCGGCCGGACGGTGCTCGTGGACGGCACGGTCCGCAAGCTCGACCTGATCTCCGCTATGGCCGACTCCGCGAACGACGCGGTGTCCGACGAGGACCTGCTGCGGGTCGAGGAGGCCGCCTGCCCGACCTGCGGCTCATGCTCAGGGATGTTCACCGCGAACTCGATGAACTTCCTGGTGGAGGCGCTGGGCCTCGGCCTCCCGGGCAACGGCTCGACGCTGGCCACCCACACCGCCCGCCGCGCGCTCTACGAGAAGGCGGGCGCGACGGCCGTCGAGCTCGCGCACCGCTACTACGACGGCGAGGACGAGTCGGTGCTGCCGCGCTCGATCGCCACGCGGGAGGCCTTCGGCAACGCCATGGCGCTCGACATAGCGATGGGCGGCTCGACCAACACGATCCTGCACCTGCTCGCCGCGGCCCGCGAAGGCGGCATCGACTACGACCTCGGCGACATCGACCGGCTGTCCCGCCGCGTCCCGTGCCTCAGCAAGGTCGCCCCCAACGGCGCGGCCCTGGTGGAGGACGTGCACCGCGCGGGCGGCGTTCCCGCGCTGCTCGGCGAGCTCGACCGCGCCGGCCTGCTCGACCGCGGGGTTCACAGCATCCACGCGCCGTCGCTGGCGGAGTGGCTGGCGGACTGGGACATCCGCGGCGGCTCGGCCACGGCCGAGGCGATCGAGCTCTTCCACGCCGCCCCCGGCGGGGTGCGGTCGGCGCAGGCGTCGTCGCAGTCCGAGCGTTGGGAGTCGCTGGACACCGACGGCGCGACCGGTGTCATCCGGGATGTCGCGCACGCGTACTCGGCCGACGGTGGCCTCGCCATCCTCCGCGGCAACCTCGCGCCGGACGGCTCCGTGGTGAAGACCGCGGGCGTGGACCCGAGCATCCTGGTCTTCTCCGGGCCGGCCGTGGTGGTCGAGTCGCAGGAGGAGGCCGTCGACGCCATCCTGACCAAGCGTGTGCAGGCCGGTGACGTGGTGGTCGTGCGTTACGAAGGACCGCGCGGCGGTCCCGGGATGCAGGAGATGCTGTACCCGACGTCGTTCCTGAAGGGACGCGGCCTCGGGGCGAAGTGCGCGCTGATCACGGACGGCCGGTTCTCCGGCGGGACGTCGGGGCTGTCGATCGGGCACGTCTCTCCCGAGGCGGCGGCCGGCGGCGCCATCGCACTGGTGGAGGACGGCGACACCATCACGATCGACGTCGCCGCGCGCAGCATCCGGCTGGAGGTCCCGGACGCCGAGCTCGACGCACGGCGGGAGGCGCTGGCCGCCGGGCGCGGGTTCCGTCCGCTCGACCGGGAGCGGCCGGTGTCGGCGGCGCTGCGGGCGTACGCGGCGATGACGCTGTCCGCGGACCAGGGCGCGGCCCGCGACGTCGACCAGCTCACCCGCGCCGCGGTCCCGACCGCCTAG
- a CDS encoding kynureninase, which produces MTDIPDDLFAYDPLDDEAAAADADTLAGDPIAAARALDEADPLAPYRDRFVGVAPAGADLGTASPVLAYFDGNSLGRPVRASVERIQRFLVDGWGGRLIRGWDEEWMELPFRIGDTLGETALGAAAGQAFIGDSTTVLLYKLARAAVDSLPERSEIVLDTDNFPTDRYVLDGIARERGLTLVWIEADTEAGVTPEQVAAAVGPRTALVVLSHVAYRSGFLADARTITRIVHDAGALVLWDLCHSAGSVPVELDEWDADLAVGCTYKYLNGGPGSPAFGYVSSRLQRRLVQPIQGWMGVRDVFLMGPEYQPADGIRRFISGTPPIVGMLALQDTVAMIGECGIDAVRAKSVALTTFAVRLADTWLTPLGVTLASPRDPEQRGGHVTLSHPAMREVTARLWERDVIPDYRDPDGLRIGLSPLSTSFEEVAVGLAAVRDVLGELITE; this is translated from the coding sequence ATGACCGACATCCCCGACGACCTGTTCGCCTACGACCCACTCGACGACGAGGCCGCGGCGGCCGACGCCGACACCCTCGCCGGCGATCCCATCGCCGCCGCCCGCGCCCTCGACGAGGCCGACCCGCTCGCCCCGTACCGCGACCGGTTCGTGGGCGTCGCGCCCGCCGGCGCCGACCTCGGCACGGCCTCCCCCGTCCTCGCGTACTTCGACGGCAACTCCCTCGGGCGCCCCGTGCGCGCGAGCGTCGAGCGCATCCAGCGGTTCCTCGTGGATGGCTGGGGCGGCCGGCTGATCCGCGGCTGGGACGAGGAGTGGATGGAGCTGCCGTTCCGGATCGGCGACACGCTCGGCGAGACCGCGCTCGGCGCCGCGGCCGGGCAGGCCTTCATCGGCGACTCCACGACCGTGCTCCTCTACAAGCTGGCACGCGCCGCCGTCGACTCCCTGCCCGAGCGCAGCGAGATCGTCCTCGACACCGACAACTTCCCGACCGACCGCTATGTGCTCGACGGCATCGCCCGCGAGCGCGGACTGACGCTGGTCTGGATCGAGGCCGACACCGAGGCCGGCGTGACTCCCGAGCAGGTCGCGGCGGCGGTCGGACCGCGCACGGCGCTCGTCGTGCTCAGCCACGTGGCGTACCGCTCCGGGTTCCTCGCCGACGCGCGCACGATCACCCGCATCGTCCACGACGCGGGTGCGCTCGTGCTGTGGGACCTCTGCCACTCCGCCGGCTCGGTGCCCGTCGAGCTCGACGAGTGGGACGCCGACCTGGCCGTCGGCTGCACCTACAAGTACCTGAACGGCGGTCCGGGATCGCCTGCGTTCGGCTACGTGAGCAGCCGTCTCCAGCGCCGGCTCGTGCAGCCGATCCAGGGCTGGATGGGCGTGCGCGATGTCTTCCTGATGGGGCCGGAGTACCAGCCCGCCGACGGCATCCGCCGCTTCATCTCCGGCACGCCGCCGATCGTGGGGATGCTCGCCCTGCAGGACACGGTCGCGATGATCGGGGAGTGCGGGATCGACGCGGTGCGCGCGAAGTCGGTCGCGCTCACGACGTTCGCCGTGCGGCTCGCCGACACCTGGCTGACGCCGCTCGGCGTCACTCTGGCGAGCCCGCGCGACCCCGAACAGCGCGGCGGGCACGTCACCCTCAGCCACCCGGCGATGCGGGAGGTCACGGCGCGGCTGTGGGAGCGCGACGTCATCCCCGACTACCGCGACCCGGACGGCCTCCGCATCGGGCTGTCGCCGCTGAGCACGAGCTTCGAGGAGGTCGCGGTGGGGCTGGCGGCGGTGCGGGATGTGCTGGGCGAGCTGATCACGGAATGA
- a CDS encoding PaaX family transcriptional regulator C-terminal domain-containing protein, with amino-acid sequence MSGQAEVREVREVREDLEASSGSATAMLRTVVGSTLRPLGGWMSAAGAVELMAALGVPAATARSSLARLCARGVLVREPRDAVAGYALDPAAVPMLERGDARIFGERAAPASWCLVSFSFPEHQRAQRHRLRRTLAALGCGTVADGLWIGPDALESELAEVAHAFGADLFTGSHLAMPSTPDLSSALARWYDLPAIRGLHESFLSRFQSAPPPADDRDAFALWIRLLDEWRVIPYRDPGLPAEALPADWPGAASAALFARLNAALAGPALAFAAGTARADRDASAPR; translated from the coding sequence ATGAGCGGCCAGGCGGAGGTGCGGGAGGTGCGGGAGGTGCGGGAGGACCTCGAAGCCAGCAGCGGCTCCGCAACCGCCATGCTCCGCACCGTCGTCGGCAGCACGCTGCGGCCGCTCGGCGGCTGGATGAGCGCCGCCGGAGCGGTGGAGCTGATGGCCGCGCTCGGCGTTCCAGCGGCGACCGCGCGCTCCAGCCTGGCGCGGTTGTGTGCGCGCGGCGTGCTGGTCCGTGAGCCGCGGGACGCGGTCGCCGGCTACGCGCTCGACCCGGCCGCGGTGCCGATGCTGGAGCGCGGGGACGCGCGCATCTTCGGCGAGCGCGCCGCGCCGGCCTCCTGGTGCCTGGTGTCGTTCTCGTTCCCCGAGCACCAGCGCGCGCAGCGCCACCGGCTGCGGCGGACGCTCGCCGCGCTCGGCTGCGGGACGGTCGCCGACGGACTGTGGATCGGGCCCGACGCCCTGGAGTCCGAGCTCGCGGAGGTCGCGCACGCCTTCGGCGCCGACCTGTTCACCGGCTCGCACCTCGCCATGCCCTCCACCCCCGACCTCTCGTCCGCTCTGGCCCGCTGGTACGACCTCCCCGCCATCCGCGGCCTCCACGAGTCCTTCCTGTCCCGTTTCCAGTCCGCGCCGCCCCCGGCCGACGACCGCGACGCCTTCGCCCTGTGGATCCGCCTCCTCGACGAGTGGCGCGTCATCCCGTACCGCGACCCGGGCCTGCCCGCCGAGGCCCTGCCCGCCGACTGGCCGGGCGCCGCCTCCGCCGCCCTGTTCGCGCGCCTCAACGCCGCGCTCGCCGGCCCTGCGCTCGCCTTCGCCGCGGGGACCGCCCGCGCGGACCGGGACGCCTCCGCCCCACGGTAG
- a CDS encoding RNA polymerase sigma factor: protein MIERVRADDTDAFGVLFDLHHDRVFRQALRLTASVHDAEDITAVVFLEAWRRRDAMRVVNGSVVGWLLVTTNNVFRNQLRSTRRYRAALACLPAPEHAPDHAGAVDDRIDGDSRRAAVRAALAQLPRRDQDILTLCVLEDFSTAEAAEALGIAAGTVKSRLSRAKAKLSALVQEQDPTIMTGGAR from the coding sequence GTGATCGAACGCGTCCGCGCCGACGACACCGACGCGTTCGGGGTGCTGTTCGACCTGCACCACGACCGCGTCTTCCGCCAGGCGCTCCGGCTGACCGCGTCCGTGCACGACGCCGAGGACATCACCGCGGTGGTGTTCCTGGAGGCCTGGCGGCGACGGGACGCCATGCGCGTCGTCAACGGGTCGGTCGTCGGGTGGCTGCTCGTGACCACGAACAACGTGTTCCGCAACCAGCTCCGGTCGACCCGCCGCTACCGTGCCGCGCTCGCCTGCCTGCCGGCGCCGGAGCACGCCCCCGACCACGCCGGGGCAGTGGACGACCGGATCGACGGCGACTCCCGCCGGGCCGCCGTTCGCGCGGCCCTCGCACAGCTCCCGCGCCGCGACCAGGACATCCTCACGCTGTGCGTCCTGGAGGACTTCAGCACGGCGGAGGCCGCGGAGGCCCTCGGGATCGCCGCCGGAACGGTGAAGTCGCGACTCTCGCGGGCGAAGGCGAAGCTCTCCGCCCTCGTCCAGGAACAGGACCCCACGATCATGACGGGAGGCGCACGATGA